The following proteins come from a genomic window of Paucidesulfovibrio gracilis DSM 16080:
- a CDS encoding glycosyltransferase family 4 protein yields the protein MTIISGVKIVAALWQGNTSRVKMRTPARGFDKTMQNGFIPEMNKAPEHSGKKRVWGTLDPFWEFGAVLGRKMANSSFLTALLRADPFDEYHFFPAGQDQRRELRTRLQEAFPPLGKKIHVLDRQTLPDHLARTPYHCFHQSDCIVHQAHLARARNAFSPEIFPITGVTHSLSYANYGEAFLRHLWPGVCPRDAIVSTSRPGLEAVRTLLEHLHQGYGLGSHMARPTLRRIPLGVDADAFPEPADQMRAQCRQTLQLPEQATVYLVFGRISHHSKMDLLPLLRAFQHAFQDASQPENTRLRPHNAVLLLAGWVEDDDPYPQTLRELAANIGLDLRVEARPGERRKARLYQAADVFVSIADNPQETFGLTVLEAAAAGLPAVASDYDGYRDLVLPEQTGLLVPTLGPARTTELDVMAPLLFDNQYHLLLAQRTAVSIPELAQSLTRLHARPELRRAMGRRARERVLGSLTWDHTVRAYLDLWKELWTLPAEPAETHRNTPHPAQMPYALAFAGYASQQLHPEDTFSIGRTGNAIYRRQDAPLVYPGLDTLAHEESIRRLLFLARKPATTAELTRQLLEADVCPNEETAQALLLWALKHDLLTWETTRLRHR from the coding sequence GTGACAATAATTTCCGGGGTCAAAATCGTGGCCGCGCTGTGGCAGGGCAATACCAGCCGCGTCAAAATGCGGACCCCGGCCCGCGGGTTTGACAAAACCATGCAAAACGGATTCATTCCTGAAATGAACAAAGCACCGGAACACAGCGGGAAAAAACGTGTTTGGGGAACCCTGGACCCGTTTTGGGAGTTTGGGGCGGTTCTGGGCCGCAAAATGGCCAATTCTTCCTTTTTAACGGCCCTGCTGCGTGCGGATCCCTTTGACGAGTATCACTTTTTCCCAGCCGGACAGGACCAGCGACGCGAACTGCGCACCCGGCTCCAGGAGGCGTTTCCCCCACTCGGCAAGAAAATCCACGTGCTGGATCGGCAGACCTTGCCGGACCACCTCGCCCGGACGCCCTACCACTGTTTCCATCAATCCGACTGCATCGTGCACCAGGCGCACCTGGCCCGGGCGCGCAATGCCTTCAGCCCGGAAATCTTTCCCATCACCGGGGTGACCCACTCCCTTTCCTACGCCAATTACGGCGAGGCCTTTCTCCGGCATCTCTGGCCCGGGGTCTGCCCCCGCGACGCCATCGTGTCCACCTCGCGTCCCGGCCTGGAAGCGGTGCGCACCCTGTTGGAGCATCTGCACCAGGGGTACGGCCTGGGTTCGCACATGGCCCGGCCCACCCTGCGGCGCATCCCGCTCGGTGTGGACGCGGACGCCTTTCCCGAACCCGCGGACCAAATGCGCGCCCAATGCCGCCAGACCCTGCAACTGCCGGAACAAGCCACGGTCTATCTCGTGTTCGGACGCATCTCCCACCATTCCAAAATGGACCTGCTCCCCCTGCTGCGCGCCTTCCAGCATGCGTTTCAGGACGCGTCCCAGCCCGAAAACACACGCCTGCGCCCGCATAACGCCGTGCTCCTCCTGGCGGGCTGGGTGGAGGATGATGATCCCTATCCCCAAACCCTTCGTGAGCTGGCCGCCAACATCGGACTGGATCTGCGCGTGGAAGCGCGCCCCGGGGAACGGCGCAAGGCCCGGCTCTATCAAGCAGCAGACGTGTTCGTTTCCATTGCGGACAACCCCCAGGAAACCTTCGGACTCACCGTGCTGGAAGCGGCTGCCGCAGGACTGCCCGCCGTGGCCTCGGATTACGACGGCTACCGCGACCTCGTGCTGCCCGAACAAACCGGCCTGCTCGTGCCCACGCTCGGACCGGCACGGACCACGGAACTGGACGTGATGGCTCCACTGCTCTTCGACAACCAGTACCACCTGCTTCTGGCCCAGCGCACCGCCGTAAGCATTCCCGAGCTGGCGCAAAGCCTGACCAGGCTGCATGCCCGGCCGGAACTCCGCCGAGCCATGGGCCGCCGCGCCCGGGAACGCGTGCTCGGCTCCCTGACCTGGGACCACACCGTCCGCGCCTACCTGGATCTTTGGAAGGAACTCTGGACCCTGCCCGCGGAACCGGCCGAAACGCACCGAAACACCCCCCACCCCGCGCAAATGCCCTATGCCCTGGCTTTCGCCGGATACGCTTCCCAACAGCTCCACCCCGAGGACACCTTTTCCATCGGGCGCACCGGCAACGCCATCTACCGCCGGCAAGACGCGCCCCTGGTCTACCCCGGTCTGGATACCCTGGCGCATGAAGAGTCCATCCGCCGGT